The following are encoded in a window of Anopheles gambiae chromosome X, idAnoGambNW_F1_1, whole genome shotgun sequence genomic DNA:
- the LOC133392113 gene encoding uncharacterized protein LOC133392113 isoform X2 translates to MGFHRKLPIKLHDHIIPNVNSAKILGVTFDTKLTFIPHSNRIRKEAKTRLNLFRMLAAGQYRASRQTLLQILNSWLLPKILYGIEIVSRQRENFEKRIAPIYHKAIRLSTGAFCTSPIHSLLCESGLLPFDYIITNRLTAAAGRILEKDIKAESFINRVNAQFHTLTNNQFPHISKLTGREGRPGYRQHPTIDWSLKDKLRAGNCSHIAGHHFTSLIQSKYQNHYHIFTDGSVLNESAVFGIFSSNNSCAIKLPDHTSIFSAEAIAMIVAAQEGICLNKPNIIFTDSASVLAALEHGNIRDPHIQLLDQLDNSPVITFCWIPGHKSPAHRYAAFVA, encoded by the coding sequence ATGGGCTTCCATCGCAAACTACCTATCAAACTTCACGACCACATCATACCAAATGTAAACTCAGCGAAAATATTAGGTGTTACATTTGACACAAAACTTACTTTCATTCCCCACTCCAACCGGataagaaaagaagcaaaaaccaGACTAAACCTCTTTAGGATGTTAGCAGCTGGACAATATCGTGCATCACGTCAAACTCTTCTGCAGATCCTCAATAGCTGGCTGCTTCCCAAAATTCTCTATGGTATTGAGATTGTCTCTCGCCAACGAGAAAACTTTGAGAAGCGTATTGCTCCCATATACCATAAAGCCATCCGCCTTTCAACTGGAGCCTTCTGTACCAGTCCAATCCACTCTCTACTTTGTGAGAGCGGACTTCTTCCTTTTGATTACATTATCACCAACAGattaacagcagcagcaggacgcATCCTAGAGAAGGACATCAAAGCCGAATCATTTATCAACAGAGTCAATGCACAATTTCATACGCTTACCAACAACCAGTTTCCCCATATCAGCAAGCTTACCGGACGCGAAGGACGCCCTGGGTATCGTCAACATCCTACAATAGACTGGTCTTTAAAAGACAAACTACGTGCAGGAAATTGCAGCCATATCGCCGGCCATCATTTTACCAGTCTCATCCAAAGCAAATACCAGAATCACTATCATATCTTTACCGACGGCTCAGTCCTCAACGAATCCGCCGTTTTCGGTATTTTCTCCTCCAACAACAGTTGTGCCATCAAACTACCAGACCATACCTCTATATTCTCAGCAGAAGCAATAGCCATGATAGTCGCCGCGCAAGAAGGTATTTGCCTTAATAAaccaaatattatttttaccgACAGTGCCAGTGTTCTAGCCGCCCTAGAACACGGTAACATCCGAGATCCGCACATCCAACTATTAGATCAACTAGATAACTCCCCGGTTATAACATTCTGCTGGATACCTGGTCACAAAAGTCCAGCCCACCGTTATGCAGCTTTTGTGGCGTAA
- the LOC133392119 gene encoding uncharacterized protein LOC133392119 produces the protein MPKASKEAEKMVPWIRIYQDRLAGLEQFEEFMDNYVDAQRGELSSQLLSLEEAKKTFESVREKLLLEYDECDEVQLRSERKEFQRKYHKVKGFLLEKQGRDESVRPIANSTMTNTIFSSSQVRLPKIELPTFSGDITQWMSFKDRFESMVHEVVELSEVMKLQYLLASLRGDVARQFEHVQLVGENYSSTWKALLKRFDDEKKLKREYFKALMDLQPMAAATPEELTRIVNESRRLVRGMERLKEPVSKWATPLTSLVRCKIHQDTLMAYEIFAADTEDNFDDLMEFCEKRIKILNNTVTDGTNRISTKAANEPISSRAENNGQRKKGTKPNATLVCASQAHKAVTKCCIVCQGDHPVARCPSFERLSGIERQEVVKKNALCFNCLTKNHRSIFCRSSTRCEKCKGRHHMLLCNRIAFPTPPSREETINATTHVKAAKEQMVWLSTARVLVCNEHGEEMIARALLDQGSQSNFISEQLVQQLRLRKRRLARPLSGIAAVEVRAVSVVTAIVKSRVAEFAATLDCLVLPKVTSDFPFRTKNTERWNMPVGVTLADPAFFRSDKIDMLIGGELFAELLQQGQLRIAPHLPKLLETSFGWIVSGKEENQHDTSMSNQMACSCINEEEDLSSLLEKLVQICNI, from the exons agaagcagaaaaaatggTGCCGTGGATAAGAATTTACCAAGATCGATTGGCAGGTCTAGAGCAATTTGAAGAATTTATGGATAATTATGTGGATGCACAACGTGGTGAATTAAGTAGTCAGCTTTTGTCCTTGGAAGAGGCAAAAAAGACTTTTGAAAGTGTGCGGGAAAAGTTGTTATTGGAGTATGATGAGTGTGATGAGGTACAGTTAAGAAGTGAGAGGAAGGAGTTTCAAAGAAAGTATCACAAAGTGAAAGGTTTTCTGTTAGAAAAACAAGGACGAGATGAAAGTGTACGACCGATCGCGAACAGTACTATGACGAACACAATATTTTCGAGTTCACAAGTGCGTTTACCGAAAATAGAGCTTCCTACGTTTAGTGGTGATATTACGCAATGGATGAGTTTTAAGGATCGTTTCGAATCGATGGTGCACGAGGTAGTGGAGTTGTCTGAAGTTATGAAGCTGCAATATTTACTGGCGTCGCTGAGAGGAGATGTAGCTCGAcaatttgaacatgttcaaCTTGTGGGGGAGAACTATTCGAGTACATGGAAGGCGCTTTTGAAGCGTTTCGATGATGAAAAGAAGCTGAAGCGCGAGTATTTTAAGGCGCTCATGGATCTTCAACcaatggcagcagcaacacccgAAGAGTTGACTCGAATCGTGAATGAATCTCGACGGTTGGTGCGGGGAATGGAACGACTAAAGGAGCCAGTATCAAAATGGGCTACACCTTTAACAAGTCTGGTAAGATGCAAAATTCATCAGGATACGTTAATGGCATACGAAATCTTTGCAGCTGACACGGAAGACAATTTTGATGACCTGATGGAATTCTGTGAAAAGAGGATAAAGATTTTGAACAACACCGTTACCGATGGGACAAACAGAATATCTACAAAAGCAGCTAATGAACCCATTTCAAGTCGTGCAGAGAACAACGggcagagaaagaagggaacgAAACCGAACGCAACTTTAGTATGTGCGAGCCAAGCACACAAAGCCGTTACAAAATGTTGCATTGTATGCCAGGGTGATCATCCAGTAGCAAGGTGTCCATCATTTGAGCGGCTCTCAGGAATAGAACGCCAGGAAGTAGTCAAAAAGAATGCACTATGTTTCAATTGCTTGACCAAAAATCATCGATCTATTTTCTGCCGTTCATCAACAAGATGTGAGAAGTGCAAGGGACGTCATCATATGTTATTATGTAATCGTATTGCCTTTCCAACCCCACCAAGTCGAGAAGAAACTATAAACGCTACAACGCATGTAAAAGCTGCCAAGGAGCAGATGGTCTGGTTGTCGACAGCACGAGTTTTAGTGTGCAATGAACATGGCGAGGAGATGATTGCTAGAGCATTATTAGATCAAGGTTCCCAGTCAAATTTTATCAGTGAGCAATTAGTGCAGCAGTTGAGACTGAGAAAACGACGACTTGCAAGACCATTATCGGGAATCGCAGCAGTAGAAGTAAGGGCTGTATCCGTTGTGACAGCAATCGTCAAGTCACGTGTAGCTGAGTTTGCCGCAACGCTTGATTGTTTGGTACTACCAAAGGTGACATCGGATTTTCCTTTTCGCACGAAAAACACGGAAAGGTGGAATATGCCGGTAGGAGTAACGTTAGCAGATCCAGCATTTTTCCGTAGTGATAAGATTGATATGCTGATTGGAGGAGAGCTGTTTGCTGAGCTGTTACAACAAGGGCAGTTACGTATTGCCCCACATTTGCCTAAGTTACTGGAGACGAGCTTTGGTTGGATAGTCAGCGGTAAAGAAGAGAATCAGCATGATACCAGTATGAGCAACCAGATGGCATGTTCCTGCatcaatgaagaagaagacttGAGCAGCTTGTTGGAGAAACTG GTTCAAATATGCAACATTTAG